Below is a genomic region from Anoplopoma fimbria isolate UVic2021 breed Golden Eagle Sablefish chromosome 20, Afim_UVic_2022, whole genome shotgun sequence.
TCTGATCagatactaaaaaaaaaaaagcccatagTTCATCTGATTTCTGTTTAATGTGTTATGGACTAAGAGAAGAGCTTCTCCAATTTTATGTGGAGAGACTAGTTTAAAGCCGCTAACTTGCATATTCCACTGTAAGGCTCTGTGAACCAGTGGGtgagatgtcggtaacaacccaagtaatccatacatacaaagaaaaccaaacaaataagttcagaaattaagttgtgtgtaataaaatggaatgacacagggaaaaagtattgaacacatgaagaaagggaggtgcaaaaaggcatggaaagccaagacaccagctgaaatctatcagtaattagaaagcaatcatgccccttgtcagtgcaaatcaatatcagctggttcagtcccaactgatggcctataaaaagatGTCTctttaccaaggtgtcacacaagaaacatctcatgatgggtaaaagcaaagagctctctcaagaccttcgcaaccttattgttgcaaaacatactgatggcattggttacagaaggatttctaaacttctgaatgttccggtgagcactgttggggccataatccagaagtagaaagaacatcatttcaccataaaccggccacgaccagaaaagaggagtgaaaagaattatcagaagagttgtccaagagccaaggaccacttgttgagagcttcagaaagacctggaattagcaggtacaattgtttcaaagaataagtaatgcactcaaccgccgtggcctgtatgcacgctcaccacgcatgttgaagcttgttcaaagtttgctgcacaacatttagacaagctggtcagatgagaccaaaatttaactctttggataccataatacacaccacttggaggtcaaatggcactgcacatcaccccaaaaacaccataccaacagtgaagtttggaggtgggaacagcatggtgtggggctgtttttcagcatacggcactggcaaacttcatataattgaaggaaggatgaatggaaaaatgtaccgagacattcttgataaaaatctgctgccatctaccaggatgatgaagatgaaacgagggtggacatttcagcaagacaatgatcccaaacacacagccaaggaaactctcaattggtttcagagaaagaaaataaagctgctagaatgacccagccaatcacctgacttgaatccaatagaaaatccaTGGAAAGAACTAAATCATCActagatcagagttcatagaagacgCCCACGGagccttcaagatttgaagactgtttgtgtggaagaatgggccaaaatcacacctgagcaatgcatgccactagtttctccatacaggaggcgtcttgaagctgtcattaccaacaaaggcttttgtacgaagtattaaatacatttcagtaagcgtgttcaatactttttccctgtgtcattccattttattacacataacttaatttctgaacttatttgttttgttttctggtatgtatggattacttgggttgttaccgacatctggtgaacatttcatgtcaatagcacctttagaaatatatttactgagaaaaatggtgacgtgttcaatacttattttacccgctgtatttgaatacatatttagcagacgcttttatccaaagcaacttacaggaagtgtattcaacatataACAGAGCCATATACTGATTTAAAAGAATAATACGATTACTTTagataaaatgtttgtgtatccCTTTTGACTGGTTTACATGGTTAGCCCATCCATACACTGGAGTCAACCCTGTAAAATGCAGTGGTGAAACAGGCTACCAGATagaaaccacaaaaaaactTCACAGTACCAAAGCGTACAGAGATCAGTTCTCTTCCTCAGGCAGCATTGATGCTGATCAAACACCTGTTGTATCGGCACCCTTAAGATGCTCCAAGCACCTCATGGAGCCTATAGTCTATACATGTGGTGCTTTAAAGCAGCAATACATGCCCACAGCTGTTATCTATCAGTTATATAAAGTGTTTACAGACTTATTGATATTGCATTATGGTGAATTCAAGATTGCTCCTTGTATGCGTAAGCAGGTTTGTATCCAAAATAGTTGTTCAAAGGTGCTACATCTTTGAGGGAATAGTGGAACATCTGAAAAGGAACAGTTAACAGGGATGAGAATAAATATACTGTACCTGACTTGGGGTAAGTCACACCAAACACATCAGAGTCTTCCACAGAGAAATGTTCAGCATACTCCAAGCTCTCCATGCTATGAGCTTGAGGAGGAAGGGGAACGCCACGGTACTGAATGTAGTCTTCTGAGGACATGATGGTTCTCAAGGGTTGCCTGATTGGTGGCCTGTTAGTCTGGTAGCCTGCGTGTtgctcctttttcctctttctgagGAAGTCTGGGACGTCCTCCTTATCCTTACGTATTTCATCTTCATTTGCTCTTCCAGCCAGCAGGGCTGAACCACTTTTTTCTccttgcatttttttcatttgaatggcAGGCAGTACTGCAAATCATTAGCCGTTGTGTAATGCGGGGGTTGAACCTCCATAGGAACTGAGGGGCCGCTTTTTAGGATTGGTTTTCTTGTTTACACAAGCCTGTACAAGCCTATTTGGGGGCCCTACTTGGTAAAAGTGAATAGGAGTGTGCTCAATGATCATTGAAGTACTCTCTCACAAGtacattgatttaaatgtatagGGGTAACTCTGGGTAATGTGGGTATCCAGGATGTGACTGAGGAAGTCCTAAGAACCTTATATGGATCTTGACACAAGTTGCAGTGATTCCTCGTTATTTCATTCCCGAGCTCCTCTGATTCTCTCTGGAATTCACAAGGTCAGGCTGATGTCAATGAGTCACTGTTGTCATTTCTCTCTCTACAGGCAAGCAGGAGTTTTGTTCATGTGTATTAGGTAACAGCAGAGCCTATTGTAGAATTTCAATAATGACAGCTTTGTTAGACTCCAGGGACCCTagctgagagaggaggaagagagaagcagagaacgCAGGCGGAGTGAGATAAACTAGCAGGATATGGaaagcaaggtagttctccaatcagagggtcggtggttcgatacccggcttcggcagtcgatgtgtccttgggcaagacacttaaccccaagttgctcccgaaggcttgccatcggtgtggactggatgttgcatgaatgttagttagagtctgatggtggcaccttgcatggtagcctgtcatcagtgtgtgaatgggtgaatgatatgtaacatactactgactgtaggtcgctttggataaaagcgtctgctaaatgactatgGGGGTGACGGGggaaaaacaagaggagagtTAACAAGAAGTTGTGTTGGGTGAGGAGAAGgtagaatattatatatttggatCTAAACCCTTGAGAGTTCAACAAGTTTAATTCACTACACACAACTTAAGATTTTAATTTGACTCTTTTAGACATAGATATTTTTGCAGCATTACCCAGCTTAGTGAATACATTCTCCAGCTCTGATTACACTTTTCACTGGATTGGAACTTTTGTTCAACACTAGAGTTGTTTTTGAAACCAAATACTCTCATGTCCATTAAGCTCTTTGTCCCCCTTGTGCTTCAAATTCCCTTTATATGTTTTTTCCATTCATTCACTCCCTAAGGTGTAATAGTAGAAGTGTGTGAACAGAGTGAGAACTTCTTACCATCCATCTGTAAGTGGTGGGTTTACACTGAGCTGCTGTAGTGAGAAACAATGTTAATGGATGTGATAGATAAACCAAATGCATGACTTTGTGTGCAAAAGGTTAAACAAGGTTGTTAACAACAATAAATTACACTTTGTTCAGATTGGAGATTACAGTATCACAGCAGGAGTTCACCTGATATGCTCTTAAATAACTCATGAAGTAGCCAAGAGTACCAACAGTGCTCAGATCAGTGTTTcaggtttaaaaagaaaaaaaggtttaaaattattttctttaaaaatgagagaaagattagacaaaaacacatttattatttcaaagttGAATCACAGATGCTTACAATCCAACATGGTGTGGTCATAATGCTGAGAGGACTTCAGTTTATTCATACAGCGGGCCTGTTCTTTAGttaaatttaagtttaaatcaAATGATTCAAAAATTTGATACAGTTATGTTTTAACTAACTACTAATATTAACTTGTATATAAATTGGTGGTCACACATTGAACTATTAAGGAACTATAACTGTCATTTACTTGGTATAAACCAACGTTACTATCTAATCTAATCATTTACTCTGGGTCATTGTTCAACACATAGAAAATAAGTTATATATAAAGTCTCATTTCATTTCTGGTCCTTCTGGTACAAAATTCACCTTTTAACAAAACCAACACAGCGTAGGGAAGCCAATAATAACATGGAAGTGTCCTGGTGTCACCACTCAACCTGCAGGTTTAACTGGTTTactgaaagcaaacaaagcTTCAGTGCATGTCTTCCAGCAACGGTCTGTACTGACAGATAAACTAACTGGAAGAACTCGTTAGCTTACCAGCTGGTAGCTATCCTTGTTTTAACGTCAGACCAGTCAAGATACCCAATAATAACAAGCACTTTCAGAAGTCTTTGGTGTTTTATGGTGATATGTATCAGGAGTCAACTTCTGATTTGTGACAAGCCAGGTCCAGTCTGGACCACTGAGACTGTTGCAGGCTTAACCCAGGGTGCTGAGGTGTACTTAGTTACTGTGGACCAAAGTGACGAAGAGAAacagtgagcagagagagatggCACCAGTCAGCACGGCTTTCACCAACAACACTGTCCAACTGCCCAACAGGAAGACATGGACGAACAACCTGAAGGCACGACACAGATCAGAACAATgttaagaacaaaacaaaacgatGCATAAAAAGGTTTTTCAGGTAAATAAAGCACACAAGTAAACAggcatgtatttatttgctgGTGGCATTTGGTTTATCACCTACGTTCTCTTCTACAATACTGACAACACAAAGAAGCCTTTTAAGGAATGGATTCATGACAttctctgctcctccttctgTTGATCTCTTATTCTTTGGCAAAACATTAACAGCCGTTAAgagtttttcatgatttatttatttacatttaaaatcaagCAAAATGGGAAAACCTTTGCAAGTTGTTAGTCAGTAGATTTTAAGTACATCAAGTGATGAAAGTAATATGTTGTTCATTTTCACCTGCATTTTGCTATTCATATGGTGTGCAATCATTATTATTGCCTATGTTATTGCTGTTAACTAGCGCCATCCTGTGGTTCACAAAATAAAGTGCAGCCACCACATAGGTGGTCAAATCAAACCTAAACTGGACTGTCCCTTCAACAAATACTTATTTGGAAATATGCTTATCCTCTTTCTTGGtcaaagttagatgagaagattaatactGTTATCATGTGGTATCCTACTCTCACACCACTCATCTCTCTTTTGTATGCAGTATGTCTGATAGTGTTCGTTTTAAGCAAACAAGTGTGTATAAAAGCGTGTCAGACTTACTCCATTAGGAAGGCCTTGTAGACACAGAGAGCCAGCAGCACAGTAACAGGAAGCCTGAAGCTCTTAGGAAGGTCATAGCGTGTGAACATCCACACCACTGCTGCCATGGCGATGTAATGGACctataaacacagaaaaataacaaccgctttcaatttatttatttttacaaactcAGATCCTATCATATAAACATTTACATCGCAGATACAATGGCAATATAATAGATCTagcaataaaaagagagaaagaaatccATGTTGctgaacatgcacacaaacagattaCTGAAAACACAGTTGAGGTGAGAcgagaggaaaagaagaggcTGACATAGAAGACAACATAGAGAGTGATGGTCAAGGACAGGCGATTTGAAAATACAGAGGCAGACAGAGTGGAAAAGTAACAAAGCAGAAGAGCACAGCTACTCACCAAACTAATGTTAGAGTCAAAGCTCATCTGGATGTACTTCCAGTCAAACTCAATCCCTCTGGCTCCTACCCACAGAGGGAGACACCTGGAGGGACAGAACAGGACACCAACAGTgagattcattgttttttagatGAACAATAGTTTGACAAAGTAAAGCTCATGTTTCTTCTGCAGGAGCAGCATTATTGCTCACCTTGACATCACAAGTTCTGCTGTTGCCCAGCCCATGGCAGCCACCATGATTTTGTACTCCCCTTTACCAGCATTACGAGACATCACAAGATGGAGACCCAACAGGTCCGCCAGGTCCACTGTGGCCTTCATAAAttcctggaaaacaaacaacacattacaACCTCCTACATAATCTGGTATACTACTGGCTTACTTTGTATATGCAATTATAATACTTCACAAAATCTGACAAAGTGGGAGAAATTTTCCtttctggtgttattgttaTGACAAAGAAACAACACTCACCCCGACAAAGTCATAAACTCCAGCTCCTCCTTCCCATGTCGGGAAAAATGTAGCTAGGAACAgcatctgaaacacacacacaaaaaaagataactCAGTTAACACActccaaaacacaaaatgacagcaTGGTTTGTGCTTTTCAATGTTATGATGAAGGATCATTTAATCACCAGAAAGCTCACTTACCTTACAGAGTTGGACAAACAGGTAGGTCGCTCCAGCCTGGACACATCTCCAGAAGGCATTGTACTCTGAACTAAAatttgaacacacaaacacaaagtgaaatgGCTAATAAGGATTTACAAAAACAAGGCGCTTAaagcaattcaattcaatttatttgataTACCCGAAAATctaaaattacaaatttgcctcagagggctttacaatctgtacacatgcaacacatcctctgtcctggaaccctcacatcaacacaggaaaaactcccttaaaaacccctttaacagggagaaaaaaggaagaaacctctgggagagcgacagaggagggatccttctcccaggatggacagaatgcaatagatgtcatgtgtacagaatgaacaacataacagagttacagcacattcaatgtatatgacataaattattcatataatcacagtagtaagcagagtaatgaagaaagaattaagactacttataataacagcagcaatgaatagaGGATAATTATAGTAATGAAATTGGCAATTTTGGATAGAATGCTTAAAGAGTTAAATGCAATGATGGTGATAGAAACAAGTTACGTTGTTAAGCAAAAGTACAGCCAAATTCAAGAGCACACTACACAGATTTAAGAAGATTATGTGTGACTCCTCCCAAACCTCTGACTTTACTAAGCTGATTATTAACAGACTTCTTAGTCTCTGAGCAGGTGCTACAACATAGGAATGAAAAGAAACTATGTAATAATGATTTTCCAACGTGGTGCAACACAGTGTTTTACTTTCTATCCTTTACTATGCTTCACTGGCCATGACTGGACTGATGAAtatcatacagtatataaagcaTGCATCGGTCACCACACATATTGCAGATCCCCGATTCAAACAGACACTTACAGGCCACTGCACTTGTATGTTATAAAGTAAGGGAAATAGGCCAGGGCAAAGCAGTTCCCGAAGTGAAACAGTGTCATGATGTCTGGTCACAAAGCTCAGCCacctggagagaaagagagagaaagaagatagGACTTCTCAGACTGTTGATAAAACAGGACacgtttttaataatatttttttaattctgacCCAATTTGGCACATGCccacaaaagaaaatggcaaaaacaGTGGAAATCACAACTTCTTAGAGTGCaaggagacaaaacaatgtCTTTATTTGACCGTTTTGAGCATCCCCAgacccaaatatattcaatttacacaGTCAAAGCAGAAAATCATTGCACTTGAAAGCTTAAACCAGATAATGCAACGTTAGCAGGTGGTTGTTTGAATAATTGTTTATACACTTGTATGACAATAAtttgcacacacattcattacttttttaattcttgATTTTACATGTTTACGTCCATGTACTCAACATCAACAACTGTAGCCTTCTTCATTAGAGAGCCATTTACAGTTTTGCATGACGTTAAATTGACGCCCCTACCGTATCAAGCTGGAGCTACATCCATACAAACAGGCTGACAGGCTGATTTACAGTGTTTGCAAAGCATAACAAGTATGTCAACGCCAAGCAAAAATGTTAAgcggatttctttttttactttatttacagaGCTATAAAGCTATACAACGTGAAAGTCATTGGGCGAATTAATAATCTGCACACGTTTCTGTATCTCGAGAACAAGTCTGGAGGATCCGTTATCTCTGTCGTGTTTAACCATAGGCTAGTCTTCATTAAGCTACCATTCAAACCGTATGGTAGCTGCTGTAAAACAGAGCCTTTCAGGGCCAGAACTTACTGCGTTTGTAGAGCTGTAGAGAGGCAGGCTGTCGTACTACGGGCTCGTCGAATGACAAACGGAAGTGGAGTTGGCTCAACCTTGAAATGCGTCCGACTACACCCGTAGGAATTGACCAATAAGTTCCAcaagatgcacacacactctcctacACACGCAGTTAGTATGTTATCATTTTCCAAACTACCTTCTGAATTCAGGAAGCTCATAAATCCCAAATGATGACAACAATAGGTCGTCAGTAATCAAACCCTCAAGACAAGCAGCCAGACTTTAAAGAACAATGTAGAATTTTGATTGCTTTCAAAATCGCAACCTCTCACAACAGAATTATGTCATGGTTATGTATTATGCTCAAAAACAAGCATGCTAGTTCAACAATAAATGGGGATGAAATGTTCATTGCGATAGATTAGCTTCAAATTTGTGGACCAACATTTGATTTTCGTACAACATAGGCCTAaggaaatgaatggaaactAGGGACTACCTGCGATATACGAAAATCTAGTCAAGTCTAGTCTACAAAACACAGGTCACagtagattttttaaaataattataaccATTCAAACGGGACTTTAAGCTGTTTGAAAAATAGCTTTGCATATAAGGTGAGTCACAATCAAAGTCAGAAAAGtgcacttttaaaataaaataaaaaatgttatttgaaaATCATGACATGATACATGAGGCAATAGatggtgttttatttaatgcacTTATCACTCGAGGAAAGTAATGATTTCATCTAATGGTGAAGTTTAAATGAGTAGTAAGGTCCACTTAAAGTATTcctatgtgtatgtatgttcaTGATATGTCTTGCCCATTTTAATTTCTACAGTACAGATTACACAAGCATGATCATTTACCGTCAAAAAGAGCGAGAGGGTTTACCACAAAACAACTCTTTCTGATAAAGGTCAAATGTCATCCTCACCCTCTGTGTGGTAATATTCTTTCTCACTCTTTGGCTAAATATACAAGCAAATACACATTTCTGAGTTTCTAATCTTCTACTTTCacataatgttatatatatatatttacctcTACAGAATATAGAACCCTGTTAGAGAGAGAGCTCACAATTAAAATCTGCTGACAAAACAGAAATTGATAATGGAGCACTGAAAAGCTCTAAACACTAAACTAAACAGTGATTGTCGGTGTGGTTGGATCCTCAGCTATTATTAAGAATTTTTCTCTGTAGCAGATGAAGTTTCTTTTCTCTGAGCAGTCCCTGGTGATCCAGTTGTTTGTGTCGTATTTGGACAGGGTCCCACAGTGTTTCCACTGGGACGGACAGTCTGGCAGCATCCCCTGGTCTTCCAGCTTCTGTCCATTTGTCCAATGCCACTCCCCTCCCAGGAAACGCAGGCCTGTCCAAACCTGTGAAACACAAGGCGAGCTTTGAGTGTCACTCcgttttttaaaag
It encodes:
- the tmem147 gene encoding BOS complex subunit TMEM147 yields the protein MTLFHFGNCFALAYFPYFITYKCSGLSEYNAFWRCVQAGATYLFVQLCKMLFLATFFPTWEGGAGVYDFVGEFMKATVDLADLLGLHLVMSRNAGKGEYKIMVAAMGWATAELVMSRCLPLWVGARGIEFDWKYIQMSFDSNISLVHYIAMAAVVWMFTRYDLPKSFRLPVTVLLALCVYKAFLMELFVHVFLLGSWTVLLVKAVLTGAISLCSLFLFVTLVHSN